The genomic interval CGCACGAGCGCGTCGAGATCGCCGAGGTCGCGCAGCGACTTGTGGAGCTCTCCCGACATGAACAGGTGGCACGCGCAGTGGACCACCATGTCCTCGGGCGCGAGCACGCGGAGGGGCGAGCCCGGCAGCGGACGCGCGGCCGCCAGCAGCAGTCGCGCGTCTGGCCGAAGCCGGCCGGTGGGCGGCAGGATGTTGTGGTGCACATCGACCACGACCTGACGGTCCTTGTGCGCCATCGGCGGCAGCTCGTGCGACCACTCGCGATAGTAGCGGTCGTCGTACGCCGTGAGCAGGGTGGATCGCCAGCCCGCGCCCTGGAGCCTGGCCTCGACGTCGTCCAGCTGCTCCGCCGGAACCAGCAGGTCCACGTCGTTGAACTGGCGTCCGCGCGCCGCCGGCAGATCGGCGTGGAGATAGGCGGCCCCCTTGAGGAGCACGACGGGCAGCGGGGCGAGGACGCGGCGGAGCCGCGTGACCTCCCAGCGGATCAGGCGATGGTGCAGCTCGACATCGGTGCGCGCCGCTTCCAGCCGCGTGCGCACGCGTAACGGAGCTCCCGCCAGCACGCCGGCGTCGCGCGCGAGGGCCTCGAGCCGGGCCAGGAGACTGGCGTGGCGCGCCTGACGCAGGAGCACATCCCACTCCGCGGGGACGAGGCGCGCCATCGACGTGGGCTCGCGTAGCAGGCGCGCCAGGGAGGCGGCGTCCGTCACGGGAGCGGACGGGCTCGCGACCGGCTACGGCGACGCGGAAAGGTCAGGCGGTGGGCGTCGGAGGCGGCAGCGCGCCGAGGAGGCCCAGGGCATCGTCCAGGCTGGAGTACCTGAACTCGTAGGCGTCGCACTCGTCAATCATACGCGACAGCGCGCGGAAGCCCCGAATCCCCAGCGACGGGTAGTTGAACGAGCAGTCGGCGAGCCGAAAGAACGCGCGGGCCTTCGGGACGCGGGTGAGCGACGGCGCCGCCCCGGGGGCGAACACGGGGAACACGAGCCAGGCCGGCATCGCGGCCTCGTGCGCCTGCCGCACACTGTCCGCGGGCGGGCGGAGATGAGCCACCGTCCCTTTGTTGGTGTTCGGGACCGGCGTGCTCATGTGGGCATCGGGCGCCCATCGGCGTATCAGCTCGATGGAGGTGTTCTTCAGGCTGATCGGCCGGGGCCAGGGATCCAACGCGCCATCCCCGGGGCGGATCAGCGCGAACTCGTCCGAGAGGAGGCGCCACCCGCGCAGCGCCAGCCCCGCGCAGAGCGTGCTCTTCCCCGCGCCGGAGACACCGGGCAGCACGAGGGCACGGCCGTCCCGCTCCAGCACCGCGGCATGGATCATCACGTACTGGTTCGCGCGCGTCGCCGCACACCAGTTGATGCTCCACTCGAGCATCGGCACCGCCATGTCGAGGGGCAAGGGCTCGAAGGGGCGATCCTCGTCGAGGATCACCGTGGCCTGCCGGCGCCACCAGCGCCGCATCCCGAGCGGACCGGAAGGACTCAGCACCACCACGTGGAAGTCCGCCAGCCCGCCCCCTTCGTCCAGGGGATAGTCGCGGTACAGGCCGTGCACCTCGTCGACCAGGGCTGGGATGGGTGTCTCGATGCGCACGACGAAGGGGCCGGTGTCGAGGTCGAGCCCGCGACGCTCGAGGCGGGCGGCGAGGTCGCGGCGGTCGAGCTCCCCCAGCCTCACGCGGGAACCTCCTCGATCAGGCCGATCTCGCGGAATCGCTCGATCACCGCGCGCACATGCCCTTCGATTTCGGGGGCGGGGTCGGGCCCCAGGCGCGAGCCCACCCGTGCGACCAGGGAGGGCACGTCGGCGGGAAACTCCTCGAGCGCCTTCAGGATCTCGGCGGACAGGGCGTCGAGCAGATGCGTGTCGCCCGAGCCTTCATCGAAGACGACGAACTCATCGTCCCAGGACTTCCAGTGAAGGCGGGAGCCCTCGGAGAGCTCCCAGCGGACGGAGGCGGCGAGCGGCTCGGCTACGGCCCCTGGCTCCCGTTACTTTGTCCGGGCGGCAGCGGGCTGCTGCGACATGTTGTGGGACAGCGAGCTACTGTTGGTCTCGGGACCTGCGAAGGCGGCCCGCGCCTTGATCGACATGATGATGGGGGCGGCGGCAGCGGCTGCCTTCAGGACACGTCGCCGACTGGGCGACTGCGCGACGTCTTCCGCGCCTTTGCCCTGCGTCTCGTCCGGTCCTGGCTTGTTCTCGCTCATCGGTCGGGCTCCTCGGTCCTCATTGGGGATCGACCCCGGGATCGTGCCAGTTACACTACTCCCGCGGCATCCGGGATAAGTGCACGTTCCGTGCTCAGATTGGCTTTTGTTACTTTTCAACTACTTAAGGCCATGCACCGGCTGCACGCCCTACGAAAAGTCAAGCTTCCCGACACTTCCGCGTGGCAAATCTTCCCTAACGGCAGCGGGCCGGGGTAGGTCCTCAGGAGGCGCCAGCGAAGCTCTTCCCTTGCCCTCCCGATATCTGCTATTCCATACTCCTACTGCCCGGGTCAACTCCGCAGGGCTGGAGGACACCATGAACCGCCGCTGCACCATCGCACTGCTTGTTGCCCTTGTCCTGATCCTCACCGGGGTTGGCGTCGCGCGCGCGGCCGGCGAGCTCGGTCTGGCGACGGGAGGCGAGCGCGGCACGTACTACCAGTTCGGGCTCAATCTCCAGAAACTCGTCAAGGACAAGGGGATCGATCTCTCCGTCTACACGTCCAAGGGGTCGATCGAGAACGTCTACGCGGTCTACCAGAAGCCGAACACCCAGATGGGGATCGTGCAATCCGACGTCCTGGCCTTCGTGGCCCGCGTGCAGTCCGACCCAGTGCTCAAGCGGATCGCGAAGAAGACCAAGATGGTCTTCCCCCTCTACAACGAAGAAATCCACCTGCTCGGCCGGAAGGGGATCACGGACTTCGACGACCTGACGGACCGCCGGGTCGCTATCGGCCGCGAGGGTAGTGGCACCTATCTTACCGCGCGGCTGCTCTTCAAGGTGTCCGAGGTGCAGCCCAAGGAGATGGTGCTGATCGACACGGACGAGGCGCTCACCGCGCTCAAGGAAGGGCGCGTCGACGCGATGTTCTACGTGGCGGGCTACCCCGTGAAGCTGTTCAGCGAGGGCGTCAGCCAGGCCGACAACCTCGCGCTGGTCCCCATCACGAACAAGAGCATCACCGAGTTCTATCCGCGGTCCGAGATACCCGCCGGCACCTATCCCTGGCAGCCGCAGGCGCTCTCGACGGTCGCGGTCAAGGCGGTGCTCATCTCCTTCGACTTCCGCCGCCGCGACTGTGATCTGGTGGGGCAGTTCGCCCAGACGGTGTCCGCCAACCTGCCGTGGCTCGTGAAGAACGGCCATCCGAAGTGGAAGTCGGTGGATCTCGACGCGCCGCTGCGCGGCTGGGAGCAGTACGACTGCGTCGCGAAGTACCTCCGCAAGCCCGGGCAGCCCGCCGCCGCGAAGGCGACCGGCGGGAATCCGGTCATGGACGCCATCAAGGAGATGCTCAACGAGTGACAATGGCGACCTGACGCCGCGCCGGATCCGACTCGCGGATCTACGGTCGGCGGGCGCGCTCGGCCCCTTCCGGGCCGTCGCGACCCTGAACGCCTGGGGCACAGATTCATTGTTCCTGGCTGAGCGTATGACCGGGGGTGACCGCGTGGCCGTGCGCATGCTGGAAGGCGGCGGGAACGGCCGCGACGATTCCCTGCTCGAGTCGCTCCGCGAGCACGTGGTGCGGGTCGGCGCGCTGAGCGCGCGGTGCCCGGCGATCGCGTCCCTCCACGAATGTGGCCGCGCCGAGGGCGGCGGCATCTACCTGGCGCTCGAGCATCCCGAGGCGCCGACGCTGGCCGAGGTGCTCCAGCGCGAGGGGCAGCTCGATCCCAATCGTGCGGTGCGGCTCACTGTGCGCGTCGCCGAGGCGCTCGAGTCCGCGCACATGCTGGGGATCGCGCACGGCGGGCTCATGCCCCGGAACATCGTCCTGGGCGAGAACGAGTCGGTGAAGCTCACCGAGTTCGGCGTGGACTGGCTGCGTACGCGCGCCCGCGGCGCCGACGTCAACGGTGCGGGGGCCTCCCCTTATCTCGCCCCCGAGCAGCGGGCTTCGGGCGAGGCCTCCCCGCAGGCCGACGTCTACGCCGTCGGCGCCATCCTCTACGAGACCCTCGCCGGCCGGCCGCCGGAGCTGCAGTCGCCGTCGCGGCGCCGGGCCTCGATCCAGCCGCTCCGCAAGCTGCGTCCGGACGTCTCGCCCTCGCTCGAGCACGTCGTCACGCGCGCGCTCGAGCCCGATCCCGAACGCCGCTACCGAGACATGACCGATCTCTTCAACGAGCTCTGGAGCGAGATCAGCCCGTTCTCGGGCTCGAAGCCGGCCGGGCACGGTGCGCGAGTGCGTCGCGCGGACGGGAAGCGGACGCGTCTGATCGCGGTGGGAATCGTGGTCGGCGCCATCGCGGCCATCGCGCTCCTCAGCCGGCTGCTCGTGGCCGGGCCGCCCGCGCTCGTGTCGCCCGCGCGTCAGCCGGCGCCGCTGCCCGAGGTCGCCTCGCCCGCGCCGACGGCGCCGGCGCCTTCGATCGTGAGCGAGCCCGAACGTGTAGCCCCCGAGGCGCCGCCGCCCGCCGTGGCTACAACACCGCCCGCCATGGTCACGCCGCCGCCGCCCGTGGTCACGCCGCCGCCCGTGGTCACGCCGCCGCCCACCGTGGTCACGCCACCCCCCGTGGTCACGCCACCCCCCGTGGTCACGCCGCCGTCGCGCGTGGCTGCGCCAACGCCCGCGGTCACGCCGCCGCCCCCAGTGGTCGCGGCGCCGCGGCCCGAGGCGGTCCCGCCACCCCCGTCTTCACGCCCCGTGGCCCCGCGACCCACGCCGCCGGTGGCCCGCTCGGTCGTCGAGGCACCACGGCCGGCACCGCCTGCCTCTCAACAGGAGAAGCCGATCCGACCCGCGCCGCGCCCCGCGGAGACGCCGTCGCCCCCCGTCCCCGCCCCTGCCGTAGCGCTTCCCACCGCGCCTGCGGGTGCGCGTAACGCCGGCGAGGACGGTGGCGCCATCATCGACTGGCTCCTGAAGGAAAGCTCGAGCACGCGGCGCTAGCGCCCGCGCCCGCCGCGGTCAGCGCGCGCGGGTGTCCGCCTCGCGGATGAAGCGCTCGAAGGGGCCGGACACCCGCACCACCTCGTTCACCGGCCAGGCCCCGCGCGTCACCGTTACCATCAGCAGGTCGCCGGCGATGCCGGCGCGACGCGTCTCCGGGGTCACGGGAACGAAGGCGAGCGAGCGCGGAGCGTCGCCTTCGGCGAAGCGAGCGAAGTCGGCCTGCTGCCCGTCGGGCCCCAGCGCGAAGACGCGGCCGCCCTGGCGGTCGGCCACGAAGAGCCAGTCGCCGGGCCCGATGGTCATCCCGGCCGCCACCGGCCCCCGCAGGACCAGCACGCTCTGCCCGTCGGGCCGCATGCGCCAGAACTCACCCGGCCCTCGCTGCCACGGCGCTTCCGCCGAGCCGTCCGCCGCAATCCAGATGTCCTCGGCGCCTGCCGCGAGCAGTCGTGGGCGCGCCACCTGCACGACGCTCGTGTCGAGCACCGCGCCCTGGGCGTCGAGGCGCACCACCGTTCCCTGGACGCGATCGGCGACGAGAAGCGCCCCTCGCGCGTCCACCGCCACACCTTCCGGTTGCTTGAAGAGCGGCGCGGTGCCGCGTGGCGGGGTCCCCCCGGCCAGGAGCTCCGCGCGTCCGTCGACCAGGCGGTAGAGCACGCCCACCGCGCGATCGCGGTCGAACGTTGTCAGGAGGAGCTCGCGGCCCTCGCGGACGACACCGACCTGCGGGTTGGGAAGCGGAGGCCCGATCTGAAAGCGCGCCTCGCTCTGCGGCGTGAGGCGGGCGCCGCCGGGAGGAATGCGATACAGCCGCGTGAGGTCGTCGGTCTCGCCGCCGGAATACCGGCGGCCGCTGCGCGCCAGGTAGAGCACGCCATCCGCGTCGACCGTCAGCGTGGTGGTCGACGGAATGCCGGGCAACCCGCGCCACGTGTCGGTGGAGAAGCCCTCGCCGGTCACGTAGGTCTGCGCCGAAAAGCCGGGCGGCAGCGTGAACTCCGCGGCGGCGGCGGGAGCGACGAGCGCGAGCGCCGCGAGCAGGACGGACGTCAGAGCCGCGCGTGTGGGCGCTCGCATGGACGGATGAGACCATGTGGTCGCGGAGCACGCAAGACCCCGCCGCTCGGCGGGCCGGCGCAGGATGATAGGATGTCGCGCATGGGACTCGAGCAGCAGCTCACCGACACGCTGACCAAGGCCATCAAGGACAAGGACCTGCGCACCGCGGACGCCGTACGGATGCTCAAGACCAAGCTGCAGGAGCGGCGGACGGCCAAGGGCTTCTCGGGCACGGTGGACGACGCGCTCGTCCTGGACGTGATCGGGGCCTACCGCAAGCAGCTCCAGAAGGCGGTCGCGGAATACGACAAGCTCGGCGAGCGCGGAGCCGCCCAGGCCGCGCAGCTCCGCTTCGAGATCGAGCTCTGCGAGCGCTATCTGCCCCGCGGGATGGACGAAGGAGCCCTGCGCGCGCTGGTGGGGGAGCGCATCGCCGCCCTCGGCATCACCGATCCGAAGCAGGCGGGCCGCCTCGTCGGCGACGTGATGAAGAGCCACAAGGGCCAGGTCGAGGCCGGCGACGTGAAGCGGATCGCCGAGGAGCTCCTTGGAGGAGGCGCGTGATGAACGGAGTGACGCTGCCGACCGAGACCGTGTTCGTGATGGAGATGTCGCCGATCAAGTTCGGCCTGGGGGCGATGGACGAGATCGGTTTCGATGCCGCGCGCCTCGGACTCAGGAAGGCACTGGTCTTCACCGACCGCAACCTGGCCGCCGCGGGGCTCCCCGACCGCGTGCGCGCGCTCCTCGAGGAGCAGGGCATCAAAGCCGACGTCTACGACGGCGTCGAGGTGGAGCCGAGCGACCGGTCCATGGAGGACGCGGCGGAGTACGCGCGGACCAAGGAGTTCGACGGCCTCGTGGCGGTGGGCGGCGGTAGCACCATCGATACGTGCAAGGCCGCCAACCTCCTCACCTGCTACCCCGCGCCGCTGCTCGACTACATCAACAAGCCGGTCGGCAAGGGCGTGGCGGTGCCCGGCCCGCTCAAGCCGCTCATCGCGGTGCCGACCACCGCGGGCACGGGCAGCGAGACCACGGCGGTCGCGGTCACTCACGTCATCGACCAGAACGTGAAGGCGGGGGTGTCGCACCGGCTGCTCCGGCCCGCGCTGGGCGTGGTCGACCCCCTCAACACCGTGACCGCGCCCCCGGAGGTCACCGCGGCGGCGGGCGCGGACATCCTCACCCACGCCATCGAGTCCTACACGACGCGCCCGTACAACGCGCGCGCCAAGCATCATCCGCCCGACCGGCCCGCCTACATCGGCGCCAACCCGGCCAGCGACGTCTGGTGCGAGAAGGCGATCGATTACGTCGCCCGCTACCTGCGGCGCGCCGTGCTGAACGGGCTCGACCTGGAGGCGCGCGTCAACCTGGCGCTCGCCGCCAACTACGCGGGAATCGGCTTCGGGAACGCGGGCGTCCACATCCCGCACGCCCTCGCCTACCCGATCGCCGGGCTCGTGCGCGACTACGTGCCACCGGGCTATCGCACGCGTCACGCGATGGTGCCGCACGGTATGGCGGTGATCCTCACCGCGCCGTCCGCCTTCCGCTTCACGTACACGAGCGCGACGGAGCGCCATCTCCGCGCCGCCGAGCTGATGGGCGTGCCCGTGAGCGGGCTCTCCGAGGCCGAGCGGCGGGAGGCGCTGCCCCGGGCCCTGATCTCGCTCATGCGCGACACCGGCATCCCGAACGGGCTGAACGCGGTGGGCTACACCGAGCGCGACATCCCCGCGCTGGTGGAGGGCACGCTGAAGCAGCCGCGCCTGCTCGCGGGCGCGCCGCGCTCGGTAGGCTCGGCCGATCTGGAATGGATCCTGCGGGACTCGATGCGGCTCTGGTAGGGGAGAACGACCCCGGGCCGGCGCTGAGCGCCGACCCGGGACTGGCCCTAGCGGCCGAACTGGAGCTCGATCCAGCGCGGCGTCCGCGCCGGCTGGCTCGTCTTCGTGGCGCGCTCGTGCTCCGGCTCCGCCGTCGCCGCCTCGATCGCCGCGAGCCGCGCGGCCTCCGCGCGCCGCTCGCCCAGCCAGACCTCCACCAGTTTCTCGAGCACGTACGTGTTCACGTACATGGTCTCTCCTCGCTCAGCGCGCCGCCGCAGTGAGCGGCGTCACGAGCCGCGAACCGCGCGCCGACGTCGGCGCCGGCATGGGCGGCAGCAGGACGATCTCGAACGGCCGTGGACTCGCGTGCTCCATGGTGCGCTCCACGATCTGCACCAGCGGGCCAATCAGCGCCGGGCGTCCCGGCAACCGCAACCGCACGCACCAGCCTCCGCCCGGCCGGGCGGCGACCTCGGGCGCGGCCACCGCGCCCAGCTCGCGGTGGACGGCATCGGTCACCTGGATCTGCAGGGCCACGCGCCGCGCGCGGGCTCCGGCCCTCAGCTCCGCGAGCCACAGCAGCCCCACCACGAACCAGATCGGGCTCGTCGCGATCAACACCATCAACACCGTGGTCATCATGGCGCCCCCCTTTCCTCATTGGTGAGACACCGGGGGCCGCCAGGTGTGAAAGCGACGCGAATACGCGGGGCGGCTGCGGCGGGCGGCGACGGCGAAGAACGGTCAGGCGGGAAGCGGATGCAGATCCGGCCGGCACGACGTGCACGGGGCCAGGCCGGCGCCTTCCGCGCGGGCGCGGGAGGCGTACACGGTGAAGTTGCTGAGCGACTGCTGGCTGATCGTACCGCAGGTCGGGATGCAGTACTCGGTGTCGTCGAGGTGGCAGTAGTACACCGCGTCCCGATCCACGTGCGGACTCCGGCCGCCGCCCTTCAGGTGAATCCCCTCGAGCGAGAGGAGCTGCTGCTTGAGGCCGATCCGGTTTCCGGCATAGCCCACGAGGTCGCCGTCGCTTCCGACCACGCGATGGCAGGGCACCACGATGGGCAATGGATTGTGTCGCAACGCCTGGGCCACCGCCCGGCTCGCCTGCGGCGCGCCGAGCTCGTGCGCAATGCGCGCATATGACGCCACCGATCCAAACGGCAGGCGAAGCGTCACCTCGAGCACGCGACGCTGGAACTCGCTGCCGGCGAGGCGGAGATCCAGCGGCCAGTCGAGCCGCGTCCGCCGTCCCTGGAGATACTCCGTGAGGTCGCGGAACAGCCCCTCCGTGCGGGCGACATCCTCCACCGCCTCCGCGCCTCGCCGCGCGAGCTTGTTCCCCGCGCCACCGCGGCCCGAGATGTACTCGACCACCGACACGCCCTGCTCGGTGGCGCCGATGAGGATGGGACCCAGCGCCGACTCGAACACGCCGTAGCGCACGAGACGGGTCCGGAGATCGGCCAGTCGATGCTCCAGCTCCGCGCGCGCCAGTGTCGGCCCGGCTCCGGGCGCCGGCTCGCTGCGCAGCCCCGTCACCGCGCCCTCGATCTCCTGATAGCGCCCGAGCTCCTGCCGGCACTCCGAGCAGCCGGCGAGATGCGTGTCCACGCGCCGCGCCGCGGCGGGGCTCGCCTCCTCCATCGCCACCGCGATCAGGTCCGGCTCGACCTCACGGCACGTCAGGGTTTCGCGGCTCATGCGCTTGGCTCCCCTCTTCCCACCTGGGCGATGGCGAGGTCACCGAGCGCCCGGCGGACCTTGCGCAGCGCCTGGAACACGTGGGCGCGGGCACTCTCCGCGGAGCAATCGAGGCTCTGCCCGATCGCATCGTAGTCCAGCTCGTGGATCTTTCGCATGGTGAACGCCAGGCGCTGCTTCAATGGCAGCGCGATGACGATGGCGTCGATCTTCTTGCTTGCCTGCTCCAGCACCGCTTCTCCTTCCGGCCCCCCGCCGTCGCGCCGCTCGTCCCGCTGCCCGATGGCCTCGTGAGCCCGTCGGCGGCGCGCCTCCGACCTCCAGTGATTCCGGCAGAGATTGGTGGCGATGGCGAACAACCACGCGCGGACGTTCGCGTCCGGCGCGAGCCTTCCGTGCGCCCGATACGCGCGGAGGAACGTCTCCTGCGAGAGATCGTCCGCATCGCTCGGACGGCGGGTCACCCGCGCGAGGTACCGGTGTATCTCTCCGTGGTGGGCGGCCACCACGGCCTCGAACGCCTGATCTGCCATCACTCTACTCATGAGACCCCACGGGACCCGCGGCGTGAAATGGGCCTGCCGGGCCGTGAGCCATCGCCGTCAGATCAGCTGGTTATGTCCCGGTGGCTCAGAGCTGACCGGAGTCGCCCCAGGACGGCAGGAGGGCGCGGTAGGCGGGGTCCTGGTAGCGGTCCAGGTGAAACGCCTTCGCGTACGGGGGGAGCGGGCGGCCCACGATGTAGTCCGCGAGGAGGTCAGCGGCGCCGTTCGAGGCCATGAGACCGTAGCCCGAGAGGCCGCCGAGCACGTAGGCGCCGTCGAGCGCCAGGGGGCAGGCGAGGAAGCGGTTCTCCTCGGTCTTGGTGTAGTACCCACCGTCCACGAAGGTCCGGGGCAATCGGTCGGCGTAGCCCGCCATGGCCGGCAGCATGCGGGACAGGCCCCGGATCACGATCTCGGCGTAGGCCGGATCGAACTCGATGGGGAACTGCGGCTCGAGCGGCTCGATGTCGTACGTCCAGATGCCCAGCACGATGGGGCTGTCCGCCGGCCCCTCGGGCCGGCCATGCACGCCCGGGGGCAGCTCCTCGAGCAGCCGGCGGATGTCCGGCGCTTCCCCGAGCACTTCGCGCTCCTCGGCCGACCAGGGCAGGCGCACCGGATCCGTCCAGATCAGCATCGGCGCGTGTCGCGGCACCGCGCCCAGCGAGTCGGTGAACGCGACCTTGGCGTGCCGCTCGCAGAACACCGGCAGCTCCACGCCCACGAGGCGTCCGACCTCCCTCAGGAACGGCCCCGCGGCGACGACGAAGCGCGGCGTGGCGATGCCGACGGACCCGCCCGCGCTCGCGAGGCGCACCCCGCGCACCCGGCCCCCCGCCGTTTCCACCGACTCGACGCGCCCCTCGATCAGCCGGGCCCCCTTCTCCCGCGCGCGCTCCAGCAGGTACATGCCGAGCTGCTGTCCGCTGAACCAGCCGCAGCGGCGCGCGTGCAGCAGCGCCACCGTGTCCTCGGCGAGATACGGGAAGTGGCGCCGGATCGTGCCGGCGTCGGTGACGACGTCGGCGCCCACGGGCTCGCCCTCGAAGCCCTCCGCCGGAGCCGGCCGGTACTCCGCGCCCGGCGTGGCGTGCAGGCGCGCCACCCCCGCCCCGCGTCCGGCCGCCTCGCGGGCGGCGCGGACGAAGTCGGGCACGCGCGCGGGATCGGCGGTCGCGAAGAGATAGCCGCGCCGGTTCATGCGGAACACGTTGCCGCTCTCGCGCGCCAGCTCCTCGAGGAGATCGATGCTCCGGTTCATCAGCGCGACCATGTCGTCGCCGGGGCCGGGCCACCAGTTCCGGTAGGATTCGGTGGACTTATCGCTGGTGAGTGAGAGCGGGGGACGCTCGTCCACGATCACGACATTGGCCATCCCGCGGCGAACCGCCAGGTGATAGGCGGCCGCGATGCCCGCGATGCCGGCCCCGCAGATGACGACCTCGGCCGTGGATACGCCCATGACGGACCGATCCTACCGCACCGCGCCCCGGCGCGGGCGCCAGTGTATGCTCGTCCCGAGGGAGGGCTCCCGATGCGCTGGCGAGACATGCGGGGCAGCGGCAACATCGAGGACCGCGAGGGCCAGGGGCCGGCGCGCGGCGGTCTGGGCGGCGGCATGAAGCTCGGCGGCGCGGGCCTTCTCGCGGTGGTCGTCGTGAGCTTCCTGCTCGGGCTCAATCCGCTCGACGTCCTCACCGGGCTCCAGGGCGGCGGGCCGCCCCCGATGGACAGTCCCGCGCCGGGCCCGGCTCCGGGCGGCGCCCCGACGGGCGCGCCCGACCCGACCAAGGAGTTCGTGGCGCGCGTGCTGGGCGACACCGAGGACACCTGGCGCGCCATCTTCCAGAAGCAAGGCCGCGAGTACGAGGCGCCGCGCCTCGTCCTTTTCCGCGGCGCCGTCGAGTCCGCGTGCGGCCACGCCAGCGCCGCGGTCGGCCCCTTCTACTGCTCGGGCGATCAACGTGTTTATCTCGACCGCGCGTTCTTCGAGGAGCTGTCGCAGCGCTTCGGCGCGCCGGGCGAGTTCGCGCGCGCCTACGTGATCGCCCACGAGATCGGGCATCACGTCCAGAACCTCATCGGCGTCACCGAGAAGGTGGCGTCCCAGCGCGCGCGGGGGGGCCGCGGGAACGCGCTCTCGGTGGCGATGGAGCTCCAGGCCGACTGCCTTGCCGGGGTGTGGGGGCACTACGCCAAGCGGCGAAACCTGCTGGACCCGGGCGACGTGGAGGCCGGGCTCCAGGCGGCCGCCGCCATCGGCGACGACCGCATCCAGCAGCAGTCACGCGGCTACGTGTCCCCCGAGTCCTTCACCCACGGCAGCTCCGAGCAGCGGGTGCGCTGGTTTCGCACGGGGCTGGACTCGGGCGAGGTGCGCCAGTGCGACACCTTCGCGGCAGCCCGGCGCTGATGGGCGGGCGCTGGAGTATGATCCCGCCAGGGAGGAACCCATGGCGATCTCCGCCGCGCCCCTGACCATCACGCCCCTGCATCCCTGCCTCGGCGCTCGCGTCGAGGGGGTAGATCTCTCGCGGCCCCTCCCCTCGGAGACGTTCCGGCGTGTCGCCGACGCCTTCGACGAGCACTCGGTGCTGGTCTTCCACGACCAGCGGCTCACGGACGCGCAGCAGAAGGCCTTCAGCGAGCAGTGGGGACCGCTCGAGACGACGCTGGTGTCTCCGGGCAAGGAAGGCCGGCTGGATCCCAAGCTCGTGGATCTTTCCAACGTCGACCCGGACCACGGCAGCGCGCTCATGGACTGGAGCGACCGGCGGATGATGTATCAGTCCGGCAATCAGCTCTGGCACACGGACAGCTCCTTCAAGCCAATCCCCGCGCATTCGTCCGCATTGTCCGGCCGGGAGATTCCGCCGGTGGGCGGCGAGACCGAGTTCGCGAGCATGCGTGTCGCCTACACCGCGCTCTCCCCGGTGGAGCAGGCGCGGCTCGAGGGCAAGGTGGTCGTGCATAGCATCATCTACTCGCGGAGCCTCATCGCGAAGGACCTGTTCGACCCCGAGCAGGCCCGGGCGCTGCCCGCGGTGCGCCATGCTCTGGTGCGCGCCAATCCCGCCCACGGCCGCAAGGCCTTCTACATCGGCTCGCACGCCTGGTTCATCGAGGGCATGCCGTACGCGGAGAGCCGGCGGCTCCTGGACGATCTCCTCGCGCTGACCACGGCGCCCGAGCGTGTCTATCGGCACGTGTGGCGGCAGTGGGACCTCGTCATGTGGGACAACCGCTGCGTGCTCCATCG from Candidatus Methylomirabilota bacterium carries:
- a CDS encoding FAD-dependent oxidoreductase, whose amino-acid sequence is MGVSTAEVVICGAGIAGIAAAYHLAVRRGMANVVIVDERPPLSLTSDKSTESYRNWWPGPGDDMVALMNRSIDLLEELARESGNVFRMNRRGYLFATADPARVPDFVRAAREAAGRGAGVARLHATPGAEYRPAPAEGFEGEPVGADVVTDAGTIRRHFPYLAEDTVALLHARRCGWFSGQQLGMYLLERAREKGARLIEGRVESVETAGGRVRGVRLASAGGSVGIATPRFVVAAGPFLREVGRLVGVELPVFCERHAKVAFTDSLGAVPRHAPMLIWTDPVRLPWSAEEREVLGEAPDIRRLLEELPPGVHGRPEGPADSPIVLGIWTYDIEPLEPQFPIEFDPAYAEIVIRGLSRMLPAMAGYADRLPRTFVDGGYYTKTEENRFLACPLALDGAYVLGGLSGYGLMASNGAADLLADYIVGRPLPPYAKAFHLDRYQDPAYRALLPSWGDSGQL
- a CDS encoding TauD/TfdA family dioxygenase; translation: MAISAAPLTITPLHPCLGARVEGVDLSRPLPSETFRRVADAFDEHSVLVFHDQRLTDAQQKAFSEQWGPLETTLVSPGKEGRLDPKLVDLSNVDPDHGSALMDWSDRRMMYQSGNQLWHTDSSFKPIPAHSSALSGREIPPVGGETEFASMRVAYTALSPVEQARLEGKVVVHSIIYSRSLIAKDLFDPEQARALPAVRHALVRANPAHGRKAFYIGSHAWFIEGMPYAESRRLLDDLLALTTAPERVYRHVWRQWDLVMWDNRCVLHRGRPWDSARYPRIMRRTTVAGDGPTADPPLADPASLPALD
- a CDS encoding RNA polymerase sigma factor encodes the protein MADQAFEAVVAAHHGEIHRYLARVTRRPSDADDLSQETFLRAYRAHGRLAPDANVRAWLFAIATNLCRNHWRSEARRRRAHEAIGQRDERRDGGGPEGEAVLEQASKKIDAIVIALPLKQRLAFTMRKIHELDYDAIGQSLDCSAESARAHVFQALRKVRRALGDLAIAQVGRGEPSA
- a CDS encoding neutral zinc metallopeptidase; protein product: MRWRDMRGSGNIEDREGQGPARGGLGGGMKLGGAGLLAVVVVSFLLGLNPLDVLTGLQGGGPPPMDSPAPGPAPGGAPTGAPDPTKEFVARVLGDTEDTWRAIFQKQGREYEAPRLVLFRGAVESACGHASAAVGPFYCSGDQRVYLDRAFFEELSQRFGAPGEFARAYVIAHEIGHHVQNLIGVTEKVASQRARGGRGNALSVAMELQADCLAGVWGHYAKRRNLLDPGDVEAGLQAAAAIGDDRIQQQSRGYVSPESFTHGSSEQRVRWFRTGLDSGEVRQCDTFAAARR
- a CDS encoding methylated-DNA--[protein]-cysteine S-methyltransferase, which codes for MSRETLTCREVEPDLIAVAMEEASPAAARRVDTHLAGCSECRQELGRYQEIEGAVTGLRSEPAPGAGPTLARAELEHRLADLRTRLVRYGVFESALGPILIGATEQGVSVVEYISGRGGAGNKLARRGAEAVEDVARTEGLFRDLTEYLQGRRTRLDWPLDLRLAGSEFQRRVLEVTLRLPFGSVASYARIAHELGAPQASRAVAQALRHNPLPIVVPCHRVVGSDGDLVGYAGNRIGLKQQLLSLEGIHLKGGGRSPHVDRDAVYYCHLDDTEYCIPTCGTISQQSLSNFTVYASRARAEGAGLAPCTSCRPDLHPLPA